Within Lentimicrobium sp. L6, the genomic segment CAATCACCGGATAAATGAGGTTGGCACCAGTTCCAATATCCAGGCATTTTATTTTTGTGCCTTTGGGTATCTTTCCATAATTCTTTTCTGCTAATAAGTCGGCAGCATACAAAAGATAGTCAGCACGACCAGGAATGGGAGGGCATAAATACTCTTCAGGAATATCCCAGAAATCTACCTTATAGAAATGCTTTAGCAAAGCAGTATTTAGCATTTTAACAGCCAATGGATTTGCAAAATCAATAGACAAATCTCCAAAATCATTAGCCCTTACATAGGGTTTTAGTTCCGGACAACTTTCCACCAATATCTCGAAGTCATAACGTTCTTTATGTTTATTTCGAGTGTGAAGTTGAGATTTAACCTGGGGATGTTTTCTTTTTGCTGGCATGTTTTCCTTCTATTTATTTGGAGTACAAACTTAATAATACAAAGCTTGATAAAAAAAGTCCAAACCATGAAATTCAAAGTTTGGACTATATATTGTAAAATAAGCTCTAATTATGGAGCCAATTTATTTTGCTATTTCTACACGAACGGCATTCATTCCTTTCATTCCACGTTCCACGTCGAATAAAACGATATCGTTTTCTTTAATCTTACCTGTTACGCTATTAATATGAACGAAGAATTTCTCTTGAGTATCTTGTTCCTTAATAAAACCAAATCCTTTAGTATCGTTAAAGAATTCTACCTTTCCTCTTCTTTTTCCAATAACTTCATCTCTGTCTCTCTTTGGAACACCTATTTCGATGCTTTCGAGGGCAATTTTTGTTTTCTTGGTTGGATCTGGTGGAGTGTCAACAATTTGGCCATTCTCATCCACGTAAGCTAACATGCTTTCAAAGCCTCCTCCGGCCTCAGCGTTATTTTTTCTTTCTTCTTTCTTTTGCT encodes:
- a CDS encoding cold-shock protein — translated: MAKSQETYNKKEKEKLRAKKKKAKQQKKEERKNNAEAGGGFESMLAYVDENGQIVDTPPDPTKKTKIALESIEIGVPKRDRDEVIGKRRGKVEFFNDTKGFGFIKEQDTQEKFFVHINSVTGKIKENDIVLFDVERGMKGMNAVRVEIAK